One segment of Methanobrevibacter sp. DNA contains the following:
- a CDS encoding hydrogenase iron-sulfur subunit, producing the protein MADDVKIVMFCCNWCSYGGADTAGTARMQYPPNIRVIRVMCSGRIDPQFVLKAFQEGADGVFVAGCHMGDCHYDAGNYKLDRRMRLIYKLVEDMGIGKERVHHDWISASEGEKFSESVKMMVNRIKDLGPAPLKQQLDAER; encoded by the coding sequence ATGGCTGATGATGTAAAAATTGTAATGTTTTGTTGCAACTGGTGTTCCTATGGAGGAGCAGACACAGCAGGTACTGCACGTATGCAATACCCACCGAATATTAGAGTTATTCGTGTAATGTGTTCTGGAAGAATTGACCCACAATTTGTTTTAAAAGCATTCCAAGAAGGTGCTGATGGGGTATTTGTAGCTGGATGTCACATGGGTGACTGCCACTATGATGCTGGTAACTACAAATTGGATCGTAGAATGAGATTAATCTACAAATTAGTAGAAGATATGGGAATTGGAAAAGAAAGAGTTCACCACGATTGGATTTCCGCATCCGAAGGTGAAAAATTCTCTGAATCTGTTAAAATGATGGTTAACAGAATCAAAGATTTAGGTCCAGCTCCATTAAAACAACAATTAGATGCTGAAAGATAA